TCGACAAGGCAACAACGTGAAAGTTTTAAAGGTTCGGATTAAATAATTTAACCCCCTAAATGAGCTTTACCAGAatcgaaataaatttcaatCTATTTTAAGGTCAGAAAAGGGTAGttataaataattgatatatgtatgtatttacaagcatatatgtatatatcgactCGAATACATTTCATAAAGTTCGAGTCAAAATTTCACGGTGTAATTTTCAACGCGTTATCGCCACGttaaattgaatgtaaaaattatgcatattcacaaaaaaaatgcatttttgaagTGCAGATCGTTTGTTTTAATGCGAACATGCGGGTGCAATTTTCAAGTTTGACCTTAGCAgtgattaaatttgaataatgcaTTGCGATACATATTGCATGATGAAATGTTAATATTGAGCGCAATACGATTACAGGTTGTGGAACGAGAATAATGAAAAGGGGGCGCGTTGTCGGTGGCGAAGAACTATCGAGGGGCGGAGCGCCTTGGTTAGTCGCACTGGCTAGGGGGCGCAAACCCCACTGTGGGGCAGCGTTGATCTCTGGAATGCATTTGCTAACTGCAGCTCACTGTATTGATgggtataatatttcattttatacgatatgaacatatttatttactaaaacTTTCATAAtctcaattttaattatatcatCAGATTATCTGTGAAAGAAATGCGAGCTTGGTTAGGAGTTCATTCTTTAACTACTGCTGGCTTAACTATGGCAGCCAGAAGCCTATCTAGAAGTCAATTCTTGGGCGATGAAACTACAGGAGTTGTGGAACGATTCATCAGAAGGGCTTCACAGCATCCTGATTTTGATGCGTCAACATTCAGAAATGATATTGCTGTATTAGAGATGGAAGCTCCAGTCAAAGTTTCACCTGTACTTTATCCCATTTGCTTGCCTGCCAATGGTAAgttaatatatctacatatatatatatatatatatatatatatatatatatatatatatatatatatatatatatatatatatatatatatatatattttaaatacaatacttTCAGTCAAAGATTCATTTTAAATGATGATTTTAGACGTTGATGATTATGCTGATAAATTAGCCAGTGTTGCTGGATGGGGTCGTATTGGTGAAAATAAGCCTCCTTCTGATATACCTAGACAGGTAAGTGGCATCTTTTTAAAACACCTGTCCTATATTAATTTAACTTTCATTGAAGTTATAATCAATTCTGATGAGAGAGGCTCgcacttaaaattaattttagagGTTATGTttgtctaatatacatatataatattgctgTTGTGCTAAAAATCCTCTCCTATCAGCATTTTgagtatgaaaatttaaatgtaaatcaatgcagaatatacatatgtatgtagaatgattTTACAAACAGATTTTTGCGTGATGCAGGTAATGATCAACGTTTGGTCGAAGGATCAATGCATGACTTCAGGATATCCGAAAGCGCGTCTTCGGGGACCTATTTTGTGTGCCGGTAGCCCATCAGGTGGTTTCGATGCTTGCCAggttaatattttacaaattccgaTGCACtgttattatgtattttcaatgGTTGATCTGTGATAAGTATTCTTCTATAACCTTGTGTTTCGGGTATAATTAATATGTCAACACATCCTTGACCCATCCTCgctaaaaatcaacaaaactttcaaaatatttaaataagcaTAGCATTTACGAGTGaataaatacttacataaatgtatttcattgaaatttcagGGTGACAGTGGAGGTCCTTTAGTGATGAGAGGCGACTCCGGTGATATGGAAGTTATAGGTGAGTAAATGTTCGTTTTAGACGTTCAAGTTCTTAAGAGATATTTAACCTACCTACTTATCAGTtccttaaaaaaaatgcatacttAAATGATGTTTTTAGTTAAACCACTACTTTCTCTGCAGAAACATTTACTAAGCTCTTATCGTATGCACTTTTATGTCAAGTGCACTCCAATCTGAATTCGATATCTTCAATGCATTTGTATGTACTTTAAGAaagtcttatatattttttcagggGTTGTTTCATGGGGTCGAGGATGTGCCAGACCCAATTTGCCAGGGGTGTACACTCGCGTTTCCGGTTACCTGCCTTTTGTCAAGAAAAGCATGTCGAATTTATGTCCCTAAATTATTGGGTCtccgttattttttatttacaatgtctttccaattaaaatgtaaacacATTTGCATTCAATAATTGATGTGTGCGCTTTAACACGGCGCTACTTTTGCAACCTGAATATCAACTTTCAATTTTGGATAGCGCATGAAGatacgaaataaaaatgtaccTAAAGTCGcaaagtgaaaaaaatacacTGCACATTCGATAAACATTGAGGTTTATGCAAATGCAGGTGTTTTATGCGTGAAAATTAGTATAAAGGTGTGTATTCTTTATTTAAAAAGCTGCGGCATTGATAATAATTGGCATATTTTAAACGTTTTATAAACGTTCTGTTAATGTTACCataagttatttattttagcgttaatgttatttttatatacataaatctagTCCTAGAATAAGAATACAGTACAATGTGATGATTTTGAATAGATTAATTAAATAGATACAATTATCAGATATTTCTTTGATTTACCAAACATATTTAGCACACCTAATTAGcaattacattgtatgtaggtaACGGTAAACGAATTATTGCGCAAATTCCtatcgcgcgcacgacaatggttgccacaaaaatcgtgaatacggaatatatggcactcaagttctcgtaagtacaatatttcacgtagcagcgattgatggagtttttgggtgacagatgttccgtgatcgatattttagtgacttgcgtgaAATCACTCTTTGCAGaacaatcaccgaaccaaattaatttcaaatcaacTCATAGATTAATTATAATCATCTGTTcctgaaataaatattatctgtaaaataaaaagtttatttcattcaaatgcATTCGATACAAACCAAgcagttatgtacatacaaacatatatgtacgtatgaaaaatatgtatgcattaggGTATTTGATTTCCCAGGATACGGGACCCCGGGACATATAATACtttcttttcaatttaatttattttttattaatataaaatttatctatttaaaaaaacagtgtatctataaaattgaaaaaaaatatatataaaaataaatttatttgaaatagcttctattgtatgtactaaaatatttaaatgataatccGAAAGCCTACATATATCTAgatttggcacaaatatttccagcaatggaaaaagctctttaaccacttcatcgccataagcgcaccggtgcgtgcaccttcgtatttaaggctatgactcgaaattaattttggtttgacatctaaaaatatcctgcgttattaatgaaattgaaaaaagtcaatattttttgttagtttgtgatatattcaagaggtagtgtcaagggttggcactaaacacatataatacaataatcgaatcggtttctactcGCGCGCGgtgattaattgattaaatttcgGTCGAAGTTAGTTTTATAGCTAAAAGGgtcgaaatcattttttttttaattattttctccTGTCatcatgtataatttaaaatttatttttaagtcgaggctaattttatttacgttattttgtagttttattttatctttgataacttatttaatttttcattcattgtcaaacacacaattgtctcaTCTTTATTATAATCTATGTAAAAgtgtttcttccattgtggaatcgtcaatataaGAAGGATACACTCGTTTCATAATAGTTTTATAGTAGGATATGCATTCGCCTTTATTAAACCATTTATAgaacgttttgattgaaatattatcCCGGGGaatcgagataagaattcccgggacacgggacataaAGAATTCCGTGACTTCCCAGGAATTTCTGTCTCGGGACGATCCTGGTAGAAACCTATACCTATAGAAACCTATCTACCTACCTATAGAAACCATACATatctgtatttttataataaagatatgtatgtcatatatatttttaagattttttacatttaaaaatcagttaacattttcataaattgatttattgccTGAAATTAAACACAATCAAAGTCGTAAAACCATAATCACCACTAAGCATCGTTATAAAACACTATACATTCTGGGTAGAACCAGTTTCAGCaacgtttgtacatatgtacatacataaaatgataaataaatgcgGATCAAATTTTCACTATTATAACCCATTTCACAAATGGCCCAGTTTTTGAACATTTAAATTCATCACAACTTATTGaaccaattcaaataaataaaaatcgtagGTAGGCGATCAAAATATAGaatatcaataatttcaatCGTAAAATATTGATATGCAGAATGTTCGAATttagattataaaaattataaatattatgcttttcccattgattgtgatttttcaatgcattaaaatacttataatctagcaaattttaaaagtcaaaaatattttttttaccccTTTTTTCAGTTATGTGTTTATATGGATTGCTTTCCTATctcaatatatgttttttttttatctaaacgtactacaTAATTCGAgtgataaatgtaatattttaaattaaaataatatgtaatacataaatacGATTGTTTTCAACTCCAAATTTTATATgccaatattttataataaattttttaaacttataaaacatttttttaagttataaaacGATTATTTATACTTCGTATATTTTCTCCTAAAATATATGGTTACCGtaactataatatgtatgtacatagatcagaCAGTGAGTACAGAGAGTGTTTTTAGTCCCCACTTCCTGattctaaattcgaatatttgtACAATAAGAAATATTGACATTCTGCATATCGACATGtacactagggatcccaaatccgaatattcgaatactttttatgcggacttattttttattttcaatctacagcacacttagttctatttgatgttacAGATATGTAACATCTTAAAAGTCACTGTAACATCTTaaaattctcttaaaattttaataatatctcgaacttcttaaaactacaaataatatgtatttaatattcgaatatttggaatCCCTAATATACACACGTACCTCAGGTAATATAATCATGAGCTCCATATTGTCATGcaccaaaaatattatatcaaaaagGTTTATAATCAACCCGATGATAGTGGACTTCGTGATTGTCGTTACTGctacagatgtacatatattccaaaaatataagAACAGTGTTTTGtgacctatgtacataagtgcatGGCCGACAGGAGGAGGGGAGGGGGGAGACGGGGTAAAGTTTCAAAAGCCCGGACTAATCAAGGGGTTCTAGAacacttaccccctggacacatacataaccagcagaatagaccagcggttagcatataatgctttgaacagagtggtcacaggttcaaatccctctggtttctgctggccagaccttggtttgtgactccaggtcgatcgtttcctatcagagtttgccaatttatctgattttcattgaaacggttccaacaaattggcaaccttacccattttctcgcaaaatctggagttttcagcaat
The nucleotide sequence above comes from Arctopsyche grandis isolate Sample6627 chromosome 4, ASM5162203v2, whole genome shotgun sequence. Encoded proteins:
- the LOC143910661 gene encoding trypsin-4-like, whose translation is MTGRRGWFGGALLLGLTLMGVQAAPWDNPMQCGCGTRIMKRGRVVGGEELSRGGAPWLVALARGRKPHCGAALISGMHLLTAAHCIDGLSVKEMRAWLGVHSLTTAGLTMAARSLSRSQFLGDETTGVVERFIRRASQHPDFDASTFRNDIAVLEMEAPVKVSPVLYPICLPANDVDDYADKLASVAGWGRIGENKPPSDIPRQVMINVWSKDQCMTSGYPKARLRGPILCAGSPSGGFDACQGDSGGPLVMRGDSGDMEVIGVVSWGRGCARPNLPGVYTRVSGYLPFVKKSMSNLCP